The proteins below are encoded in one region of Chaetodon trifascialis isolate fChaTrf1 chromosome 11, fChaTrf1.hap1, whole genome shotgun sequence:
- the LOC139338831 gene encoding FYN-binding protein 1 codes for MEEGQINFKALRAKFQEEALLAQSKTSRPAVADKPKHLPPPGGHCSSVVSSINMAVESNAAMVPRVIFRDGLRASGGKRPISFPPQPRQTSPSSQFANGDGTTRQSLKDRHMPLVLPALPVKEQKTELPAKKEHREPGKDALPQTKIKKKGLLLPFKSAKASKVSAENGEEPTYADLTTRPSSAPGELPSLEKQITDDGVSLQSDQSATELHLSSPDIPITPSSAETSVDSDNKIISTLERAKKKFSRTQMLISAKPKSLPSPDYISRDKAFLSPPKSSESAEPELPVPPPVCLPHLACIAARPFFRAKTSSCKPALDQQFGRNPAKLPSVRTSEPHPPSAPPKKPLPDLRSLRPLPPKPPRPPSVDLSCYHLLTANEVSPGLSQAPSEEPELEHPSSVFVVPEFPDFENSEMETAEGEAVDIGALDLEALDLVSTNSPIPEDCGVSDFEDPLPDLSVCDPVEPLMRTAVQDLNLGGQSIIPLDPASFPEPINLSEFPQPAVPEQWSQSEEVIIDPLSNSQVDETDPGAAESHSTAQEMDNSNHTAFNDDSSANQQDSYYEAYNNVYEDVENINKFILGQNSRKRKGGLKNPYADNHPTKEEACLNIWPRNPWGSVSGEHAHSAHNHVLSKERQSPNTADHKEQKKREKQRLEKEKKEQKEREKKENEMKKKFKVTGEEEPMYHARVMVASKVRKNDLPVKSGDTVSIIRTTSCPKGKWLARDADHKYGYISVMNVELNIKEMLELGKKAQAAGRGGNLEGDTISIGSRSSSHPVLTSSFTDDSEEWACEDETLSPSSETHSFPRQTAAMPEMSGGHVSTQHSLNDANLEDLQTQTRLEALQKLAIFFQHSKEEFGDITENGGATPTNAEPPNFLCAVEEPPYLEQEVDFTELELLPPPPLYADTF; via the exons ATGGAGGAG GGCCAAATCAACTTCAAAGCTCTGAGGGCCAAGTTCCAGGAAGAGGCCCTCCTGGCTCAATCCAAAACTAGTCGGCCAGCTGTGGCAGACAAGCCTAaacaccttcctcctcctggaGGTCACTGCAGCTCCGTGGTTAGCAGTATTAATATGGCTGTAGAAAGCAATGCAGCAATGGTTCCCCGGGTCATCTTCAGAGATGGCCTGCGGGCATCTGGAGGCAAGCGACCAATTTCCTTTCCACCGCAGCCTCGGCAGACCTCCCCCTCATCCCAGTTTGCTAATGGAGACGGCACAACAAGGCAGTCCCTCAAAGACCGACACATGCCGCTGGTGCTTCCTGCCCTGCCTGTAAAAGAGCAAAAGACAGAACTGCCAGCCAAAAAGGAGCACAGAGAGCCAGGAAAAGATGCCCTGCCACAAACTAAAATCAAAAAGAAAGGTTTGCTGCTTCCTTTCAAATCAGCCAAAGCATCAAAAGTCAGTGCAGAAAATGGGGAGGAGCCTACATATGCCGATTTGACCACCAGACCCTCCAGTGCTCCGGGCGAGTTGCCCTCTctggaaaaacaaatcacagacGATGGAGTTTCTCTTCAAAGTGACCAATCAGCCACTGAGCTCCACCTCTCCAGCCCAGATATCCCAATCACCCCTTCTTCAGCGGAGACAAGCGTTGACTCCGATAACAAAATTATTAGCACCTTGGAGAGGGCCAAAAAGAAATTTTCCCGCACACAGATGTTGATCTCTGCCAAACCAAAGAGCTTGCCTTCCCCTGACTACATCTCAAGAGATAAAGCGTTCCTTTCACCTCCAAAGAGCAGTGAAAGTGCAGAACCTGAGCTACCCGTACCCCCACCAGTGTGTCTTCCCCACCTGGCTTGTATTGCAGCCCGGCCTTTCTTCAGAGCCAAAACCTCTTCATGCA AGCCTGCGTTGGATCAGCAGTTTGGCAGGAATCCAGCTAAGCTTCCCTCTGTCAGGACTAGTGAACCGCACCCACCCTCTGCCCCTCCAAAGAAGCCTCTACCTGACTTGAGATCACTGCGGCCGTTGCCACCAAAGCCCCCCAGACCTCCATCAGTAGATCTCAGCTGTTACCACCTGCTGACAGCTAACG AGGTGTCACCAGGTCTTAGCCAAGCTCCAAGTGAAGAGCCAGAGCTTGAGCACCCATCATCTGTATTCGTTGTTCCAGAGTTTCCAGACTTTGAGAATTCAGAGATGGAAACAGCAGAGGGTGAAGCTGTTGACATTGGTGCACTCGATCTGGAGGCCTTAGACTTAGTGAGCACCAACTCTCCCATACCAGAGGACTGTGGGGTCAGCGACTTTGAGGATCCGCTACCCGACTTGTCAGTGTGTGATCCTGTAGAGCCCCTCATGAGAACGGCTGTCCAAGATCTGAACCTTGGCGGTCAAAGCATAATACCCCTGGATCCAGCCAGCTTCCCCGAACCAATAAACCTTTCAGAGTTCCCACAGCCTGCTGTGCCAGAGCAGTGGTCTCAGAGTGAGGAGGTGATCATAGATCCTCTGTCGAACTCTCAAGTTGATGAGACtgatccaggagctgctgagtCTCACTCTACTGCACAGGAAATGGACAACAGTAACCACACAGCATTCAATGATGACTCGAG TGCCAATCAACAGGACAGCTACTATGAGGCGTACAACAATGTGTACGAGGATGTCGAGAACATAAACAAATTCATCTTGGGCCAGAACTCGCGTAAGCGAAAAGGCGGCCTGAAGA ACCCATATGCTGACAACCACCCTACG AAGGAGGAGGCTTGTCTTAACATATGGCCTCGGAATCCCTg GGGCAGTGTATCAGGAGAGCACGCTCATTCCGCCCATAATCATGTCCTCAG taaaGAGCGCCAAAGCCCCAACACTGCAGATCataaagagcagaagaagagggagaagcaacgactggagaaggagaaaaaggagcaaaaagaaagggagaagaaggaaaatgaaatgaaaaagaagttCAAA GTAACCGGCGAAGAGGAGCCCATGTACCACGCCAGGGTGATGGTGGCTAGCAAGGTTCGCAAGAATGACCTGCCGGTGAAGAGCGGGGACACCGTCAGCATCATTCGCACCACCAGCTGCCCCAAAGGCAAATGGCTTGCTCGAGACGCCGACCACAAGT ACGGTTATATTTCAGTCATGAATGTGGAGCTAAATATCAAGGAGATGCTGGAACTCGGCAAGAAGGCCCAGGCAGCTGGACGAGGAGGCAACCTGGAGGGAGATACCATCAGTATTGGGAGCAG ATCCTCTAGCCACCCTGTGCTAACAAGCAGCT tcaCAGATGACAGTGAGGAGTGGGCCTGCGAAGATGAGACCCTCTCACCCTCCAGTGAAACCCA TAGCTTCCCTCGGCAGACTGCTGCAATGCCTGAGATGT CGGGTGGACATGTCAGCACCCAGCACAGTCTCAATGATGCCAACCTGGAGGACCTACAAACACA AACCAGACTTGAGGCCCTGCAGAAACTAGCCATCTTCTTTCAACACAGCAAAGAAGAATTTGGTGACATCACTGAAAATGGAGGAGCAACCCCTACAAA CGCGGAGCCACCAA ACTTCTTGTGTGCTGTTGAGGAGCCTCCATACCT TGAACAGGAGGTTGACTTCACAGAGCTGGAGCTCCTTCCTCCCCCACCACTGTATGCTGACACCTTCTAA